In Saccharomonospora marina XMU15, one genomic interval encodes:
- a CDS encoding Uma2 family endonuclease → MTAIPEPSESSKSSLPGVDHLLTITEYAELGEPESGYTELLEGRLLMSPSPGPGHNIALFELYLQVKPQLPRQLIAVPDIDVDLELAPLGAPATARRPDLVVVERAAVRRVDREGGLLKASDVRLVVEIVSPGSTRTDNVDKRGEYADAGIPHYWIVDITEPASLVACHLAGEFGYQDGGAVTGEFVTHDPFAVRVNLDALL, encoded by the coding sequence ATCACCTGCTGACCATCACCGAGTACGCGGAGCTCGGCGAGCCCGAATCGGGCTACACCGAGCTGCTGGAGGGCCGCCTGTTGATGTCGCCGAGCCCCGGACCGGGTCACAACATAGCGCTGTTCGAGCTGTATCTACAGGTGAAGCCGCAGTTACCCCGGCAGTTGATCGCCGTTCCCGACATCGACGTGGATCTTGAGCTGGCGCCACTCGGCGCTCCGGCTACGGCGCGCCGCCCCGATCTGGTTGTGGTCGAGCGTGCGGCGGTGCGGCGGGTGGATCGGGAGGGCGGGTTGCTCAAGGCATCCGACGTCCGCCTCGTGGTGGAGATCGTGTCGCCGGGTTCGACCCGGACCGACAACGTGGACAAGCGAGGCGAGTACGCCGATGCCGGAATCCCGCACTACTGGATTGTCGACATCACCGAGCCCGCCTCGCTGGTCGCCTGCCATCTCGCCGGGGAGTTCGGTTACCAGGACGGCGGCGCCGTCACCGGTGAGTTCGTCACGCATGACCCGTTCGCCGTGCGGGTGAACCTCGACGCGTTGCTCTGA